The Stegostoma tigrinum isolate sSteTig4 chromosome 9, sSteTig4.hap1, whole genome shotgun sequence genome includes a region encoding these proteins:
- the LOC125454933 gene encoding putative transcription factor Ovo-like 1 isoform X3, with protein MLNRHLKCHSQVKRHLCTYCGKGFNDTFDLKRHVRTHTGIRPYKCSLCHKAFTQRCSLESHLKKIHGVTQKYSYKERRAKLYVCEECGFTAINQEDLYLHMKQNHPENPLLKKTSKKIAAALQNKLSSVLHNSDKNKDSE; from the exons ATGCTCAACCGGCACCTGAAGTGTCACAGCCAGGTGAAACGTCACCTGTGTACGTACTGCGGCAAAGGCTTCAATGACACCTTCGATCTGAAGCGGCACGTCAGGACGCACACCG GAATTCGCCCTTATAAATGCAGCCTTTGTCATAAAGCCTTTACACAGAGATGCTCCTTGGAATCACACCTCAAGAAGATCCACGGAGTGACACAGAAATACAGCTACAAGGAAAGAAGGGCAAAGCTCTATGTCTGTGAAGAATGTGGGTTCACAGCCATCAACCAAGAGGACCTCTACCTTCACATGAAGCAGAATCACCCTGAAAACCCACTACTTAAAAAGACTTCAAAGAAAATAGCTGCAGCTCTGCAGAATAAACTCAGCTCGGTGCTACACAACAGTGACAAAAATAAGGATTCTGAATAG
- the LOC125454933 gene encoding transcription factor Ovo-like 2 isoform X1, which yields MPRAFLVKRKEPYPEVRDWNELPDEERADTYIPVNLNCFLSYEEERKTQDPPPGTTGLDKLLNDSSEPRLLYKTEPDQENAEEQVLGPECKKRSVLRTKIKITTGESSDATFRCQVCSKGFRLQRMLNRHLKCHSQVKRHLCTYCGKGFNDTFDLKRHVRTHTAFTQRCSLESHLKKIHGVTQKYSYKERRAKLYVCEECGFTAINQEDLYLHMKQNHPENPLLKKTSKKIAAALQNKLSSVLHNSDKNKDSE from the exons ATGCCCAGAGCTTTCCTGGTAAAAAGAAAAGAGCCTTACCCGGAGGTCCGAgactggaatgagctgccagacgaagagAGAGCCGACACCTACATACCAG tCAATTTGAACTGCTTTCTGAGTTACGAAGAAGAAAGAAAGACCCAGGATCCACCACCCGGAACAACTGGTTTGGACAAACTTCTGAACGATTCGAGCGAGCCCCGCCTCCTCTACAAGACCGAACCGGACCAAGAGAATGCAGAGGAGCAAGTTCTGGGACCGGAATGCAAAAAGCGCAGTGTCTTGCGAACGAAAATCAAG ATCACCACTGGGGAGTCCAGCGACGCCACCTTCCGCTGCCAGGTGTGCAGTAAAGGCTTCCGGCTACAGCGCATGCTCAACCGGCACCTGAAGTGTCACAGCCAGGTGAAACGTCACCTGTGTACGTACTGCGGCAAAGGCTTCAATGACACCTTCGATCTGAAGCGGCACGTCAGGACGCACACCG CCTTTACACAGAGATGCTCCTTGGAATCACACCTCAAGAAGATCCACGGAGTGACACAGAAATACAGCTACAAGGAAAGAAGGGCAAAGCTCTATGTCTGTGAAGAATGTGGGTTCACAGCCATCAACCAAGAGGACCTCTACCTTCACATGAAGCAGAATCACCCTGAAAACCCACTACTTAAAAAGACTTCAAAGAAAATAGCTGCAGCTCTGCAGAATAAACTCAGCTCGGTGCTACACAACAGTGACAAAAATAAGGATTCTGAATAG
- the LOC125454933 gene encoding transcription factor Ovo-like 2 isoform X2 — protein sequence MPRAFLVKRKEPYPEVRDWNELPDEERADTYIPVNLNCFLSYEEERKTQDPPPGTTGLDKLLNDSSEPRLLYKTEPDQENAEEQVLGPECKKRSVLRTKIKITTGESSDATFRCQVCSKGFRLQRMLNRHLKCHSQVKRHLCTYCGKGFNDTFDLKRHVRTHTGIRPYKCSLCHKAFTQRCSLESHLKKIHGVTQKYSYKERRAKLYVCEECGFTAINQEDLYLHMKQNHPENPLLKKTSKKIAAALQNKLSSVLHNSDKNKDSE from the exons ATGCCCAGAGCTTTCCTGGTAAAAAGAAAAGAGCCTTACCCGGAGGTCCGAgactggaatgagctgccagacgaagagAGAGCCGACACCTACATACCAG tCAATTTGAACTGCTTTCTGAGTTACGAAGAAGAAAGAAAGACCCAGGATCCACCACCCGGAACAACTGGTTTGGACAAACTTCTGAACGATTCGAGCGAGCCCCGCCTCCTCTACAAGACCGAACCGGACCAAGAGAATGCAGAGGAGCAAGTTCTGGGACCGGAATGCAAAAAGCGCAGTGTCTTGCGAACGAAAATCAAG ATCACCACTGGGGAGTCCAGCGACGCCACCTTCCGCTGCCAGGTGTGCAGTAAAGGCTTCCGGCTACAGCGCATGCTCAACCGGCACCTGAAGTGTCACAGCCAGGTGAAACGTCACCTGTGTACGTACTGCGGCAAAGGCTTCAATGACACCTTCGATCTGAAGCGGCACGTCAGGACGCACACCG GAATTCGCCCTTATAAATGCAGCCTTTGTCATAAAGCCTTTACACAGAGATGCTCCTTGGAATCACACCTCAAGAAGATCCACGGAGTGACACAGAAATACAGCTACAAGGAAAGAAGGGCAAAGCTCTATGTCTGTGAAGAATGTGGGTTCACAGCCATCAACCAAGAGGACCTCTACCTTCACATGAAGCAGAATCACCCTGAAAACCCACTACTTAAAAAGACTTCAAAGAAAATAGCTGCAGCTCTGCAGAATAAACTCAGCTCGGTGCTACACAACAGTGACAAAAATAAGGATTCTGAATAG